A part of Mustela erminea isolate mMusErm1 chromosome 9, mMusErm1.Pri, whole genome shotgun sequence genomic DNA contains:
- the LOC116598062 gene encoding olfactory receptor 1052-like — MTDVNFTLVTEFILLGLTDRAELKVVLFVLFLLIYIISLVGNLGMLFLIQITPKLQTPMYHFLSCLSFVDACYSSVFAPKMLLNFFVERETISFSACIVQYFLFVSLLTTEGFLLAAMAYDRYMAIVNPLLYTVAMTKFVCIALVIGSCVGGLINSLTHTVGLVKLSFCGPNIISHFFCDLPPLLKLSCSDTSMNELLLLIFSGVIAMITFLIVMISYVFIVAAILRIRSAAGRRKAFSTCASHFTAVTIFYGSISFSYIQLSSQYSLEQEKVVSVFYTLVIPMLNPVIYSLRNKEVKEAVKRAIEMKYFPC; from the coding sequence atgacTGATGTTAATTTTACATTGGTTACAGAATTTATCCTTTTGGGACTGACAGATCGTGCTGAACTGAAAGTggtcctctttgttttgttcctgctGATCTATATCATTTCTTTGGTGGGGAATCTAGGAATGCTCTTTCTAATCCAAATAACCCCCAAACTCCAGACACCCATGTATCATTTCCTTAGCTGTCTGTCATTCGTTGACGCCTGCTATTCGTCAGTCTTTGCACCCAAAATGCTGCTGAACTTCTTTGTTGAACGGGAGACGATCTCTTTCTCAGCGTGCATCgtgcaatattttttatttgtgtcaCTCCTTACCACCGAGGGCTTCCTGCTTGCGGCCATGGCTTACGACCGCTACATGGCCATCGTGAACCCGTTACTTTACACAGTGGCTATGACTAAATTCGTCTGCATTGCCCTGGTCATTGGGTCATGTGTAGGAGGCTTAATCAACTCATTGACACACACAGTTGGTTTGGTGAAATTGTCTTTCTGTGGGCCAAATATCATCAGTCACTTCTTCTGTGACCTTCCCCCACTATTAAAGTTGTCATGTTCTGACACATCCATGAATGAATTGTTGCTTTTAATCTTCTCTGGAGTTATTGCTATGATCACTTTCTTGATTGTGATGATCTCCTATGTCTTCATTGTTGCTGCTATCCTGAGGATCCGCTCAGCAGCAGGCAGACGGaaagccttctccacctgtgcGTCACATTTCACGGCGGTGACTATATTCTATGGCTCCATAAGCTTTAGTTACATCCAGCTGAGTTCCCAGTATTCCCTAGAACAAGAAAAGGTGGTATCTGTGTTTTATACCCTGGTGATTCCTATGTTAAACCCGGTGATTTACAGCTTGAGGAACAAGGAAGTGAAAGAGGCTGTGAAAAGAGctatagaaatgaaatattttccttgttAA
- the LOC116600063 gene encoding olfactory receptor 1052-like, with protein MANRNVSVVTEFILLGLTDNPDLNIVLFLLFLSIYLATVVGNVCIVAVIWASAQLHLPKYFFLCHLAFLDFCYASVFIPRMLVSYTTGWKVISYHGCLLQYSFFSMFLTTECFLLAAMAYDRYVAICRPLHYKGLMTRTFCVHLVTASYLVGSASSLTHLSGLLSLSFCGPNVINHYFCDIPLLFQLSCSDTQYSKILFTIFSGTTSVTTFLIVVSSYLGILLTVLKLHSTRSRYKAFSTCASHLMVVTLFYGTVIFTYLGSSSNYPQDRAKILSVFYTLLLPILNFLIYSVRNTEAKEAMKRIILRRILAQ; from the coding sequence atggccaacagaaatGTCAGTGTGGTAACGGAGTTCATTCTCCTGGGGCTGACTGATAACCCTGATTTGAATATTGTCCTTTTCCTGCTATTTCTGTCAATCTACCTCGCCACTGTGGTGGGCAATGTTTGCATTGTCGCAGTCATCTGGGCTAGTGCCCAGCTCCATTTGCCCAAGTACTTTTTCCTTTGTCACTTGGCTTTCTTGGATTTCTGCTATGCTTCAGTCTTTATTCCTAGAATGTTGGTGAGCTACACAACAGGATGGAAAGTCATCTCCTATCACGGTTGCCTCCTTCAGTATTCCTTCTTCAGCATGTTCCTGACCACCGAATGCTTCCTCCTGGCGGCCATGGCCTATGATCGCTATGTTGCCATTTGCCGCCCACTTCATTACAAAGGCCTCATGACCCGCACGTTCTGCGTCCACCTGGTGACTGCTTCCTACCTGGTAGGTTCCGCCAGCTCACTTACCCACCTGAGCGGCTTGCTCAGCCTGTCTTTCTGTGGGCCCAACGTCATCAATCATTACTTCTGCGATATCCCACTGCTCTTTCAACTGTCCTGTTCGGACACCCAGTacagcaagattttatttactatcttCTCTGGCACGACATCAGTGACTACCTTTCTGATAGTGGTTAGTTCCTATCTGGGAATCCTCCTCACTGTCCTGAAGTTACACTCCACAAGGAGCAGGTATAAGGCATTCTCCACATGTGCGTCTCATCTAATGGTAGTGACTCTCTTCTATGGAACAGTGATATTTACTTATCTGGGCAGCAGCTCTAACTACCCACAGGATAGAGCCAAAATCCTGTCCGTGTTTTATACTCTTTTGTTGCCAATCCTAAATTTTCTGATATACAGTGTGAGAAACACAGAGGCCAAAGAAGcaatgaaaagaattattttgagaagaatattGGCTCAATGA